In Streptomyces puniciscabiei, a single genomic region encodes these proteins:
- a CDS encoding bifunctional metallophosphatase/5'-nucleotidase, whose translation MPLSPMNRREFVKKSAVTGAAVAAAGTVGTGTAQAAEQKPDCHPRTWSFSILGTTDLHSHVFDWDYYKDAPYTDKAGNSVGVARVATLIKQQREAKGEDHVLLVDAGDIIQGTSLAYYFARVDPITGTDGKKGPKHPMAAAMNHMRYDAAALGNHEFNYGIDTLRKFESQCHFPLLGANALDAKTLRPAFQPYTVKRICVPGAPDIKVGILGLTNPGIALWDKDNVSGKMVFPGLVEQAKKYVPRLRALGCDVVFLTDHSGLDGSSSYGDELPYVENASNLVAEQVPGIDAILVGHTHVEVPSYTVKNAETGEEVLLSEPYCWGYRLSVFDFELELHHGQWKVTSKTAQTLNPKDVDEDPEIKKLLEADHELVVKYVNTAVGTCTADLSAADSCWKDVPIMDFIHKVQMESVKAGLSTADAALPLISVAAPFSRTADIPQGNVTIKDIAGLYIYDNTLYGKKLTGAQLKDYLEYAAKYYHQVPAGTKVDTATLTNANNFWDYMYDTAAGVDYEIDIAQPEGSRIKNLSYNGAAIADDQVFVVAVNNYRANGGSGYPHIASAPIAYSSTNEIRQLMIDYVTAKKTLDPADFAVTNWKLTQAGTPVF comes from the coding sequence ATGCCCCTCAGTCCCATGAACCGCCGGGAGTTCGTGAAGAAGTCGGCCGTCACCGGGGCGGCGGTCGCCGCAGCCGGGACCGTCGGCACCGGCACCGCCCAGGCGGCCGAGCAGAAGCCGGACTGCCACCCGCGCACCTGGTCGTTCTCCATCCTCGGCACGACCGACCTGCACAGCCACGTCTTCGACTGGGACTACTACAAGGACGCCCCCTACACCGACAAGGCGGGCAACTCCGTGGGCGTGGCGCGCGTGGCCACCCTCATCAAGCAGCAGCGCGAGGCCAAGGGCGAGGACCACGTCCTCCTCGTGGACGCCGGTGACATCATCCAGGGCACCTCCCTGGCCTACTACTTCGCGCGCGTCGACCCCATCACGGGCACCGACGGCAAGAAGGGCCCCAAGCACCCGATGGCCGCGGCCATGAACCACATGCGCTACGACGCCGCCGCCCTCGGCAACCACGAGTTCAACTACGGCATCGACACGCTGCGCAAGTTCGAGAGCCAGTGCCACTTCCCGCTGCTCGGCGCCAACGCCCTCGACGCCAAGACCCTGCGCCCGGCCTTCCAGCCGTACACCGTGAAGCGCATCTGTGTGCCGGGCGCGCCGGACATCAAGGTCGGCATCCTCGGACTGACCAACCCCGGTATCGCGCTGTGGGACAAGGACAACGTCAGCGGGAAGATGGTGTTCCCGGGCCTGGTGGAGCAGGCGAAGAAGTACGTGCCGCGCCTGCGCGCCCTGGGCTGTGACGTGGTCTTCCTGACGGACCACTCGGGCCTGGACGGCTCGTCGTCGTACGGCGACGAACTCCCTTACGTGGAGAACGCGTCGAACCTGGTCGCCGAGCAGGTCCCGGGCATCGACGCGATCCTGGTGGGCCACACGCACGTCGAGGTCCCGTCCTACACGGTGAAGAACGCGGAGACCGGTGAGGAGGTCCTCCTCTCCGAGCCGTACTGCTGGGGCTACCGCCTCAGCGTCTTCGACTTCGAGCTCGAACTCCACCACGGCCAGTGGAAGGTGACGAGCAAGACGGCGCAGACGCTCAACCCCAAGGACGTGGACGAGGACCCGGAGATCAAGAAGCTCCTGGAGGCCGACCACGAGCTGGTGGTCAAGTACGTCAACACGGCGGTCGGCACGTGCACCGCGGACCTCTCGGCGGCGGACTCCTGCTGGAAGGACGTCCCGATCATGGACTTCATCCACAAGGTCCAGATGGAGAGCGTGAAGGCGGGCCTCTCCACGGCCGACGCCGCCCTCCCCCTGATCTCGGTCGCGGCCCCCTTCTCCCGCACGGCCGACATCCCCCAGGGCAACGTCACCATCAAGGACATCGCCGGCCTCTACATCTACGACAACACCCTGTACGGCAAGAAGCTGACGGGCGCCCAGCTCAAGGACTACCTGGAGTACGCGGCGAAGTACTACCACCAGGTCCCGGCGGGCACGAAGGTCGACACGGCGACGCTGACCAACGCCAACAACTTCTGGGACTACATGTACGACACGGCGGCGGGCGTCGACTACGAGATCGACATCGCGCAGCCGGAAGGGTCGAGGATCAAGAACCTCAGCTACAACGGCGCGGCGATCGCCGACGACCAGGTCTTCGTGGTCGCGGTCAACAACTACCGGGCGAACGGCGGTTCGGGCTACCCGCACATCGCTTCCGCCCCGATCGCGTACAGCTCGACAAACGAGATCCGGCAGTTGATGATCGACTACGTGACCGCGAAGAAGACCCTCGACCCGGCCGACTTCGCCGTCACCAACTGGAAGCTGACGCAGGCGGGCACGCCCGTCTTCTGA
- a CDS encoding adenylosuccinate synthase has product MPALVLLGAQWGDEGKGKATDLLGGSVDYVVRYQGGNNAGHTVVVGDQKYALHLLPSGILSPGCTPVIGNGVVVDPSVLLSELSGLNERGVDTSKLLISGNAHIITPYNVTVDKVTERFLGKRKIGTTGRGIGPTYADKINRVGIRVQDLYDESILTQKVEAALDVKNQILTKLYNRRAIAVSQVVEELLGYAEQIEQYVADTVLVLNQALEDDKVVLFEGGQGTLLDIDHGTYPFVTSSNPTAGGACTGAGVGPTKISRVIGILKAYTTRVGAGPFPTELFDEDGEALRRIGGERGVTTGRDRRCGWFDAVIARYATRVNGLTDFFLTKLDVLTGWEQIPVCVAYEIDGKRVEELPYSQTDFHHAKPVYEMLPGWSEDISKAKSFSDLPKNAQNYVKALEEMSGAPISAIGVGPGRDETIEINSFL; this is encoded by the coding sequence GTGCCCGCACTTGTGCTGCTCGGTGCTCAGTGGGGTGACGAAGGCAAGGGAAAGGCGACCGACCTGCTCGGTGGCTCGGTGGACTATGTAGTGCGGTACCAGGGCGGCAACAACGCCGGCCACACGGTCGTCGTCGGCGACCAGAAGTACGCCCTCCACCTCCTCCCTTCCGGAATCCTGTCTCCCGGATGTACTCCGGTCATCGGTAACGGCGTCGTCGTCGACCCGTCGGTCCTGCTCTCCGAGCTGAGCGGTCTGAACGAGCGTGGCGTCGACACGTCCAAGCTCCTGATCAGCGGTAACGCGCACATCATCACGCCGTACAACGTGACCGTCGACAAGGTCACGGAGCGCTTCCTCGGAAAGCGGAAGATCGGCACGACGGGGCGCGGCATCGGCCCGACCTACGCCGACAAGATCAACCGCGTCGGCATCCGGGTCCAGGACCTGTACGACGAGTCGATCCTGACCCAGAAGGTCGAGGCGGCCCTCGACGTCAAGAACCAGATCCTGACCAAGCTGTACAACCGGCGCGCGATCGCCGTGAGCCAGGTGGTCGAGGAGCTGCTGGGCTACGCCGAGCAGATCGAGCAGTACGTCGCCGACACCGTCCTGGTCCTGAACCAGGCCCTGGAGGACGACAAGGTCGTCCTGTTCGAGGGCGGCCAGGGCACGCTGCTCGACATCGACCACGGCACGTACCCCTTCGTGACCTCCTCGAACCCGACCGCCGGCGGCGCCTGCACCGGCGCCGGCGTGGGCCCCACGAAGATCAGCCGGGTCATCGGCATCCTGAAGGCCTACACCACCCGTGTCGGCGCCGGTCCCTTCCCGACCGAGCTGTTCGACGAGGACGGCGAGGCGCTGCGCCGGATCGGCGGCGAGCGGGGTGTGACGACGGGCCGCGACCGCCGCTGCGGCTGGTTCGACGCCGTCATCGCCCGGTACGCCACCCGCGTCAACGGGCTGACCGACTTCTTCCTCACCAAGCTCGACGTCCTCACCGGCTGGGAGCAGATCCCGGTCTGCGTGGCGTACGAGATCGACGGCAAGCGGGTCGAGGAGCTGCCGTACTCGCAGACCGACTTCCACCACGCGAAGCCGGTCTACGAGATGCTCCCGGGCTGGTCGGAGGACATCAGCAAGGCCAAGTCCTTCTCCGACCTGCCGAAGAACGCCCAGAACTACGTCAAGGCGCTGGAGGAGATGTCCGGCGCCCCGATCTCCGCGATCGGCGTGGGCCCGGGCCGGGACGAGACGATCGAGATCAACTCGTTCCTGTAG
- a CDS encoding diacylglycerol kinase: MSEQLLVIIDPAARQTDGESVRIAKDVLSAGAATKVCLPDGPEEFARALGRRGARRPVVVGDGHALVRAVTVLHRARELAGCALSVVPVGDTGLAESLGVPSGTVAAARAVLDGAERRLDLLVDDSDGVVLSGLGIPPGPPVRAAVAEPVAVSAGRPGRPWYRSLVRTLAPRPPRLSAVPAPGPSRLRVEVDGETVVDLGQPVEAVSVTPGTGGLAEVEVRPLSVGAEATPVRASGRTVTVIGADFRYRADTGVTGPVRRRTWRVAEGAWGLVLPSA; the protein is encoded by the coding sequence ATGTCCGAACAGCTGCTGGTGATCATCGATCCGGCGGCACGGCAGACGGACGGAGAGTCCGTACGGATCGCGAAAGACGTGCTCAGCGCGGGTGCGGCGACCAAGGTGTGCCTGCCGGACGGGCCGGAGGAATTCGCCCGCGCGCTGGGCCGACGGGGTGCGCGGCGGCCGGTCGTGGTGGGCGACGGTCACGCTCTGGTACGGGCCGTGACCGTGCTGCACCGGGCGCGCGAGCTGGCCGGATGCGCGCTGTCGGTGGTCCCGGTGGGTGACACCGGGCTCGCCGAGTCGCTGGGCGTGCCCAGCGGCACGGTGGCGGCGGCGCGGGCCGTGCTGGACGGCGCCGAGCGGCGCCTGGACCTGCTGGTCGACGACAGCGACGGGGTAGTGCTGAGCGGGCTGGGCATTCCGCCGGGGCCGCCGGTCCGGGCGGCCGTCGCCGAGCCGGTGGCCGTCTCCGCGGGCCGGCCCGGCCGACCCTGGTACCGCTCCCTGGTCCGCACCCTCGCCCCGCGCCCGCCCCGGCTCTCCGCCGTACCGGCGCCGGGGCCCTCCCGGCTCCGGGTCGAGGTCGACGGGGAGACGGTGGTCGACCTGGGCCAGCCCGTCGAGGCCGTGTCGGTCACACCGGGCACGGGCGGACTCGCGGAGGTGGAGGTACGGCCCCTGTCAGTGGGCGCGGAGGCGACCCCGGTACGGGCCTCCGGCCGGACGGTGACCGTGATCGGCGCGGACTTCCGGTACCGGGCGGACACGGGGGTGACGGGTCCGGTACGGCGACGGACTTGGCGGGTGGCGGAGGGGGCTTGGGGGCTGGTGCTGCCGTCAGCGTGA
- a CDS encoding Uma2 family endonuclease: MTLMTEQPTISGGKPDSFEELLDILDELDLRDGFKAEIYRGKIVVSPWSKGYYALVMRRVCEQLQSYLPQGHHLSVGPFLFVFPGDESAYGPDIHAAHERVFETDSNRLDGEGLSFVAELTSPATRGDDLTDKVEVYGRAGVPVYLLLDMQKEQATVFWTPSGTGYESHCTQPFGEKLHIPAPFDCTLDTTGFQAPASR, translated from the coding sequence ATGACGTTGATGACAGAGCAACCGACGATAAGCGGCGGCAAGCCCGACAGCTTCGAGGAACTGCTGGACATCCTCGACGAGCTGGACCTGCGCGATGGCTTCAAGGCCGAGATCTACAGGGGGAAAATCGTCGTGTCGCCGTGGTCGAAGGGGTACTACGCCCTGGTGATGAGGCGGGTCTGCGAACAGTTGCAGAGCTACCTTCCTCAGGGCCACCACCTCAGCGTCGGCCCGTTCCTCTTCGTCTTTCCGGGTGACGAGAGTGCGTACGGACCAGACATCCACGCGGCCCACGAGCGGGTCTTCGAAACGGATAGCAATCGTTTGGACGGCGAAGGGTTGTCCTTCGTCGCAGAGCTGACTTCTCCCGCGACCCGGGGCGACGACCTGACGGACAAGGTCGAGGTCTACGGACGGGCTGGAGTCCCCGTCTACTTGCTCCTCGACATGCAAAAGGAGCAGGCGACCGTCTTCTGGACGCCATCAGGAACGGGCTACGAGTCACACTGCACGCAGCCCTTCGGCGAGAAGCTCCACATCCCGGCGCCCTTCGACTGCACACTCGACACCACCGGCTTCCAGGCCCCCGCCTCACGCTGA
- a CDS encoding APC family permease, whose amino-acid sequence MAIDEGVAPAADTGDGEAVHRLKPNAVGLLGVVFMAVATAAPITAMTGNVPFMVSSGNGIGAPASYLVAMVVLAIFSVGFTSMAKHITSTGAFYGFISYGLGRTAGLASGLLATFAYVVFEPALIGIFSTFATTTLKDQTGIHLPWWAFAILMLAINATGTWFGISVAEKLLVALLATEVTVLAAMAVSVAFHGGGPHGFSLAPVDPVNAFKGTSAGLGLFFAFWSWVGFESTAMYGEESRDPKKIIPKATMISVLGVGVFYVFVSWMAITGNGEAEAVKAASSANPLALFFNPTERYVGHWAVDVMQWLMITGSLACGMAFHNCAARYLYALGREGVLPSLKNTVGRTHARHGSPHIAGLVQTVVSAVLIAAFWIAGKDPYNALYVLLAILGTMAILVVQAVCSFAVLVYFRRNHPESRHWFRTFTAPLVGGIAMLGVVVLLVSNMGVAAGAESGSLLLRATPWLVALVAATGVGYAQYLKRRAPERYALLGRTVLEETKER is encoded by the coding sequence ATGGCAATAGACGAGGGCGTCGCCCCAGCGGCCGACACAGGGGACGGGGAAGCGGTTCACCGGCTCAAACCCAACGCCGTGGGGCTGCTCGGGGTGGTCTTCATGGCCGTCGCCACCGCCGCGCCGATCACCGCGATGACCGGCAACGTGCCCTTCATGGTGTCGTCCGGCAATGGGATCGGCGCGCCCGCGAGTTATCTCGTGGCAATGGTCGTCCTGGCAATCTTTTCCGTCGGTTTCACGTCGATGGCGAAGCACATCACGTCGACCGGAGCCTTCTACGGGTTCATCTCCTACGGCCTCGGACGGACCGCCGGCCTCGCCTCCGGGCTGCTCGCGACCTTCGCGTACGTCGTCTTCGAGCCCGCCCTCATCGGCATCTTCTCCACCTTCGCGACCACGACCCTGAAGGACCAGACGGGCATCCACCTGCCCTGGTGGGCCTTCGCGATCCTGATGCTGGCGATCAACGCGACCGGCACCTGGTTCGGGATCAGCGTCGCCGAGAAGCTGCTGGTGGCGCTGCTGGCGACCGAGGTGACCGTGCTGGCGGCGATGGCGGTGTCGGTCGCCTTTCACGGCGGCGGGCCGCACGGGTTCAGCCTCGCGCCGGTCGACCCGGTCAACGCCTTCAAGGGCACGTCCGCCGGGCTCGGGCTCTTCTTCGCCTTCTGGTCCTGGGTCGGCTTCGAGTCGACCGCGATGTACGGCGAGGAGTCCCGCGACCCCAAGAAGATCATCCCCAAGGCCACGATGATCAGCGTCCTGGGCGTCGGCGTCTTCTACGTCTTCGTGTCCTGGATGGCCATCACCGGCAACGGTGAGGCCGAGGCGGTGAAGGCGGCCTCCTCCGCCAATCCGCTCGCCCTGTTCTTCAACCCCACCGAGCGGTACGTCGGCCACTGGGCCGTCGACGTCATGCAGTGGCTGATGATCACCGGCTCGCTGGCCTGCGGCATGGCCTTCCACAACTGCGCCGCCCGCTATCTGTACGCCCTGGGGCGGGAAGGCGTGCTGCCCTCGCTGAAGAACACCGTCGGGCGGACACATGCCCGGCACGGCTCGCCGCACATCGCCGGGCTGGTGCAGACGGTGGTGAGCGCCGTGCTGATCGCGGCGTTCTGGATCGCGGGCAAGGACCCGTACAACGCGCTCTACGTCCTGCTGGCCATCCTCGGCACGATGGCGATCCTGGTCGTGCAGGCCGTGTGCTCCTTCGCGGTCCTCGTCTACTTCCGCAGGAACCACCCCGAGAGCCGCCACTGGTTCCGGACCTTCACCGCGCCGCTCGTCGGTGGCATCGCGATGCTCGGCGTGGTCGTCCTGCTGGTGTCCAACATGGGGGTCGCGGCGGGCGCGGAGTCCGGCTCACTGCTGCTGAGGGCGACGCCGTGGCTGGTGGCGCTGGTCGCGGCGACGGGCGTGGGCTACGCGCAGTACCTCAAGCGCCGGGCGCCCGAGCGGTACGCACTGCTGGGGCGGACGGTGCTGGAGGAGACCAAGGAGCGCTGA
- a CDS encoding GbsR/MarR family transcriptional regulator — protein MTDAVGRDPETVSKFVEHFAAQLVEAGVPRMPARVFAALLASDDGTLTSAELGERLRISPAAVSGAVRYLAQVHLVSREREPGSRRERYRVHSDQWYEALTNREAIIKRWEDALREGVASLGADTPAGRRLAETLDFFEFVEKDVAEMMERWRVYRERKYGR, from the coding sequence ATGACGGATGCGGTGGGGCGAGACCCGGAGACGGTCTCCAAGTTCGTGGAGCACTTCGCGGCTCAGCTGGTCGAGGCGGGCGTACCGCGCATGCCGGCCCGGGTGTTCGCCGCGCTGCTCGCCTCCGACGACGGCACCCTGACCTCAGCAGAGCTGGGCGAACGGCTCAGGATCAGCCCGGCGGCCGTCTCCGGCGCGGTCCGCTACCTCGCCCAGGTCCACCTGGTCTCCCGCGAACGCGAGCCGGGCTCACGCCGGGAGCGGTACCGGGTGCACAGCGACCAGTGGTACGAGGCGCTCACCAACCGCGAGGCGATCATCAAGCGCTGGGAGGACGCCCTGCGGGAAGGGGTGGCAAGCCTCGGAGCCGACACCCCCGCGGGACGCCGGCTCGCCGAGACGCTGGACTTCTTCGAGTTCGTGGAGAAGGACGTGGCCGAGATGATGGAACGCTGGCGGGTGTACCGGGAGCGGAAGTACGGACGGTAG
- a CDS encoding ABC transporter ATP-binding protein: MTKAITVSGLHKSFGRTRALDGLDLDVEAGEVHGFLGPNGAGKSTTIRVLLGLLRADAGAAQVLGRDPWRDAVEAHRRIAYVPGDVTLWRNLSGGEVIDLYGRLRGGLDRRRRAELIDRFELDPTKKGRTYSKGNRQKVALVAAFASDVDLLILDEPTSGLDPLMEEVFQRCVEEERERGRTVLLSSHILSEVEELCDRVSIIRKGRTVESGSLADLRHLTRTSVSAELAGPPDGLARLPGVHDLDVQGHRVRLQVDTDRLDAVLRSLTASGVRSLTSTPPTLEELFLRHYQDEPDEVTV; encoded by the coding sequence ATGACGAAGGCAATCACGGTCTCCGGACTCCACAAGTCCTTCGGCCGTACGCGCGCACTGGACGGCCTCGACCTGGACGTCGAGGCCGGTGAGGTGCACGGCTTCCTCGGTCCGAACGGCGCCGGCAAGTCGACCACGATCCGGGTGCTGCTCGGCCTGCTGCGCGCCGACGCGGGCGCCGCACAGGTGCTGGGCCGCGACCCGTGGCGGGACGCGGTGGAGGCGCACCGCAGGATCGCCTACGTGCCCGGTGACGTGACGCTGTGGCGCAACCTCTCCGGCGGCGAGGTCATCGACCTCTACGGCCGCCTGCGCGGAGGACTGGACCGGCGGCGGCGCGCCGAGCTGATCGACCGCTTCGAGCTGGACCCCACGAAGAAGGGCCGCACCTACTCCAAGGGCAACCGGCAGAAGGTCGCCCTGGTCGCCGCCTTCGCCTCGGACGTGGACCTGCTGATCCTGGACGAGCCGACCTCGGGCCTGGACCCGCTGATGGAGGAGGTCTTCCAGCGCTGTGTGGAGGAGGAGCGGGAGCGCGGCCGTACCGTCCTGCTCTCCTCGCACATCCTGAGCGAGGTCGAGGAGCTCTGCGACCGCGTCAGCATCATCCGCAAGGGGCGCACGGTGGAGAGCGGGTCGCTGGCCGACCTGCGGCATCTGACCCGCACCAGCGTGAGCGCCGAACTCGCCGGCCCGCCCGACGGGTTGGCCCGTCTGCCGGGCGTGCACGACCTCGACGTGCAGGGCCACCGCGTCCGGCTCCAGGTGGACACCGACCGACTGGACGCCGTACTGCGCTCGCTGACCGCCTCCGGGGTGCGCTCGCTGACCTCGACGCCGCCGACGCTGGAGGAACTGTTCCTGCGGCACTACCAGGACGAGCCGGACGAGGTGACGGTATGA
- a CDS encoding ABC transporter permease: protein MTPRGSQLAGTGTLLRFALRRDRLLIPAWVAVNALMVLSMPNTLKTLYGTPAARAGLMRQMAGNTSLRAMVGPVFDDSPGALTAWRVGVYAGALAAVMSLLVVVRHTRDEEESGRQELLSSGTVGRRAPLTAALLAAAVANAALCVLIAAGLAGQGARGALAFGLAVAGTGMVFATVAAIAAQLSESARLTRGLTAAVLGAAFVLRAAGDSASDDGSSVLTWLSPLGWLENLRAFAAERWWVLPLFAAAAALQGLAAYELAGRRDTGMSFLPTRPGPASGRLGTAGALAWRLQRGSVLGWSTGFFLAGVVYGAMTDGAARLVGDNAGAREIFQRMGGHSGLTDAFLAAMAGMLGLVAALYVVSSVLRLSGEETSGRAEPVLAAAVGRLRWAAGHLLIAFGGSALLMLLAGLGFAVGYGRQIGPVLGACLLQVAAVWVIGGVAVLLYGVLPRGAVAAWGVAGAALLIGWIGPALNVPRAVLDLSPFGHLPKLPGGGMQWGPVLVLLGLAVVLVAGGLAGVRRRDLAG from the coding sequence ATGACCCCGCGCGGCTCCCAACTGGCGGGCACGGGAACCCTGCTGAGGTTCGCCCTGCGCCGCGACCGCCTGCTGATCCCCGCCTGGGTCGCGGTGAACGCGCTGATGGTCCTCTCCATGCCGAACACCCTGAAGACCCTGTACGGCACCCCCGCCGCCCGTGCCGGCCTGATGCGCCAGATGGCCGGCAACACCTCCCTGCGCGCCATGGTCGGCCCCGTCTTCGACGACTCGCCGGGCGCGCTGACGGCCTGGCGGGTCGGGGTGTACGCGGGCGCGCTCGCCGCCGTCATGAGCCTGCTCGTCGTCGTACGGCATACCCGGGACGAGGAGGAGAGCGGGCGGCAGGAGCTGCTGTCCTCCGGGACGGTGGGGCGCCGGGCCCCGCTCACGGCGGCCCTGCTGGCGGCGGCCGTCGCGAACGCGGCGCTGTGCGTGCTGATCGCGGCGGGACTGGCCGGACAGGGTGCCCGGGGTGCCCTGGCCTTCGGGCTCGCAGTGGCGGGCACGGGCATGGTCTTCGCCACGGTGGCGGCGATCGCGGCCCAGCTGTCGGAGAGCGCCCGGCTGACCCGGGGGCTGACGGCGGCCGTGCTGGGCGCGGCGTTCGTCCTGCGGGCGGCGGGCGACTCGGCGTCGGACGACGGTTCGTCGGTACTGACCTGGCTGTCCCCCTTGGGCTGGCTGGAGAACCTGCGCGCCTTCGCGGCCGAACGCTGGTGGGTGCTGCCGCTGTTCGCGGCGGCCGCCGCCCTTCAGGGCCTGGCCGCCTACGAGTTGGCCGGGCGGCGGGACACCGGCATGAGCTTCCTGCCGACCCGGCCGGGACCGGCGTCCGGGCGCCTCGGCACGGCGGGCGCGCTGGCCTGGCGGTTGCAGCGCGGCAGCGTGCTCGGCTGGTCGACCGGCTTCTTCCTCGCCGGAGTCGTCTACGGCGCGATGACGGACGGCGCGGCCAGGCTCGTCGGCGACAACGCCGGGGCGCGGGAGATCTTCCAGCGGATGGGCGGCCACTCGGGGCTGACGGACGCGTTCCTGGCCGCGATGGCCGGCATGCTCGGTCTGGTCGCCGCGCTCTACGTCGTCTCCTCCGTGCTGCGGCTGAGCGGTGAGGAGACCTCCGGCCGGGCCGAACCGGTGCTGGCCGCGGCCGTGGGCCGGCTGCGCTGGGCCGCCGGGCACCTGCTGATCGCCTTCGGCGGCTCGGCCCTGCTGATGCTGCTGGCCGGCCTGGGCTTCGCCGTCGGCTACGGCCGGCAGATCGGCCCGGTGCTGGGGGCGTGCCTGCTCCAGGTCGCCGCGGTATGGGTGATCGGCGGGGTCGCCGTCCTCCTCTACGGCGTCCTGCCGCGGGGCGCGGTCGCGGCGTGGGGCGTGGCCGGTGCGGCCCTGCTGATCGGCTGGATCGGTCCCGCGCTGAACGTGCCGCGGGCGGTGCTGGACCTGTCCCCGTTCGGCCATCTGCCCAAGCTGCCGGGTGGCGGGATGCAGTGGGGGCCCGTGCTGGTCCTGCTGGGTCTGGCCGTGGTGCTGGTGGCCGGCGGTCTTGCGGGGGTGCGGCGGCGGGATCTGGCCGGCTGA
- a CDS encoding cytochrome P450: MAGSDDLGFDPWDPAFLADPYPAYAELRARGRVIRYEPTDQWLVPHHADVSALLRDRRLGRTYQHRFSHEEFGRTPPAPEHEPFHTLNDHGMLDLEPPDHTRIRRLVSKAFTPRTVERLKPYVRGLAGDLVAALVRKGGGDLLAEVAEPLPVAVIAEMLGIPEADRGQLRPWSAAICGMYELSPSEETAARAVRASVEFSEYLLTLIAARRKEPGEDLISGLIAAHDEDDDRLTEQEMISTAVLLLNAGHEATVNATVNGWWALFRNPGQLAALRADHSLIPSAVEELMRYDTPLQLFERWVLDDIEIDGTTIPRGAEIAMLFGSANHDPEVFRDPERLDLTRADNPHISFSAGIHYCIGAPLARIELAASMTALLQQAPTLTLAAEPQRKPNFVIRGLEGLDVVVG, from the coding sequence ATGGCAGGCTCTGACGACCTCGGTTTCGACCCCTGGGACCCGGCGTTCCTCGCGGACCCGTACCCCGCCTACGCCGAGCTGCGCGCACGCGGCCGGGTGATCCGGTACGAGCCGACCGACCAGTGGCTGGTCCCGCACCACGCGGACGTCTCGGCGCTGCTCCGGGACCGCCGGCTGGGGCGGACGTATCAGCACCGCTTCTCGCACGAGGAGTTCGGCCGGACCCCGCCCGCGCCGGAGCACGAGCCGTTCCACACCCTCAACGACCACGGCATGCTCGACCTGGAGCCGCCGGACCACACCCGGATCCGGCGCCTGGTGTCGAAGGCGTTCACGCCGCGCACGGTGGAGCGGCTGAAGCCGTATGTGCGGGGCCTGGCGGGCGATCTGGTGGCGGCCCTGGTCCGCAAGGGCGGCGGTGATCTGCTGGCCGAGGTGGCCGAGCCGTTGCCGGTCGCGGTGATCGCCGAGATGCTGGGCATCCCGGAGGCGGACCGGGGGCAGCTGCGCCCCTGGTCGGCGGCCATCTGCGGGATGTACGAGCTGAGCCCTTCGGAGGAGACCGCCGCGCGGGCGGTGCGGGCCTCGGTGGAGTTCTCGGAGTATCTGCTGACGCTGATCGCGGCCCGCCGCAAGGAACCGGGCGAGGACCTGATCTCCGGACTGATCGCGGCCCACGACGAGGACGACGACCGGCTGACCGAGCAGGAGATGATCTCCACGGCGGTCCTGCTGCTCAACGCGGGCCACGAGGCCACCGTCAACGCCACGGTGAACGGCTGGTGGGCCCTGTTCCGCAACCCCGGCCAGCTGGCCGCCCTGCGCGCCGACCACTCCCTGATCCCGTCCGCGGTCGAGGAGCTGATGCGCTACGACACCCCGCTCCAGCTCTTCGAACGCTGGGTGCTGGACGACATCGAGATCGACGGCACGACGATCCCGAGGGGCGCGGAGATCGCGATGCTCTTCGGTTCCGCCAATCACGACCCCGAGGTCTTCCGCGATCCCGAGCGACTCGACCTGACCCGCGCCGACAACCCGCACATCTCCTTCAGCGCGGGCATCCACTACTGCATCGGAGCCCCGCTGGCCCGCATCGAGCTCGCGGCCTCCATGACGGCCCTCCTGCAGCAGGCCCCCACGCTGACCCTGGCGGCGGAGCCGCAGCGCAAGCCGAACTTCGTGATCAGGGGCCTGGAGGGGCTGGACGTGGTGGTCGGCTGA